The following proteins come from a genomic window of Shewanella halifaxensis HAW-EB4:
- the rsgA gene encoding ribosome small subunit-dependent GTPase A: MTKSNRFNHLKSSTFSRTASSANTSSPFCSATSSVTSVENAPSVPTPLDSGSFYSLKQLGWNPFFQQQLLIETQEYATIARVSAHHRSQYQLLTENGESTLEIHQNMPDMTVGDWLLLDSQQHFVSVLERSTLFSRKAAGSKVEQQLIAANLDWVFIVSSLNDDFNINRIERYLALVHEAKVTPVIVLTKVDLCDDLTPYIEALRELDSSLLIETVNGLDEQSTRALSSYCVDGKTVAFIGSSGVGKSTLVNALLGDSSQLTSAIRQDDSKGRHTTTSRSLHLTRSGGLLLDTPGMRELQLADCEEGLNETFADLVEYAQQCRFIDCQHENEPGCAVQAAIENGQLTERRLQSFQKLMREQALNGASIAEKRAKDKNLSKMYKRVQGEARVHKRG, translated from the coding sequence ATGACAAAATCAAACCGTTTTAACCACCTAAAATCCAGTACATTTTCACGTACGGCTTCTTCAGCTAATACGTCATCACCGTTCTGTTCGGCTACGAGTTCGGTTACCAGTGTAGAAAACGCTCCAAGCGTGCCTACGCCGCTAGACAGTGGCTCTTTTTATAGCTTAAAGCAACTTGGCTGGAATCCGTTTTTTCAGCAACAGCTTCTTATTGAAACTCAAGAGTACGCGACTATAGCAAGGGTTAGTGCTCATCACCGTAGCCAGTATCAATTACTCACTGAAAACGGAGAGTCGACACTGGAAATCCATCAAAACATGCCAGATATGACGGTCGGTGACTGGTTACTGTTAGACAGTCAGCAGCATTTTGTCTCAGTACTGGAACGCAGTACATTGTTTAGTCGAAAGGCGGCGGGCTCTAAGGTCGAGCAGCAACTTATCGCTGCTAATCTTGATTGGGTATTTATCGTATCGTCACTCAATGATGACTTTAATATTAACCGCATCGAGCGCTACTTGGCATTGGTTCACGAAGCGAAAGTCACTCCGGTAATCGTGCTGACAAAAGTCGATTTATGTGATGATCTTACGCCCTATATAGAAGCGCTCAGAGAGTTAGATTCGAGTCTATTAATCGAAACCGTTAACGGTCTAGATGAGCAAAGCACTCGGGCACTCTCGAGTTATTGCGTTGACGGTAAAACCGTGGCTTTTATCGGTTCTTCTGGTGTGGGTAAGTCCACCCTAGTTAACGCACTATTAGGCGACAGCAGTCAGTTAACATCGGCAATACGCCAAGACGATAGTAAGGGACGACATACCACCACGAGCCGTTCACTGCATTTGACTCGCAGCGGCGGGCTATTGCTCGACACTCCCGGTATGCGCGAGCTACAACTGGCCGATTGCGAAGAGGGCTTAAATGAAACCTTTGCCGATCTTGTTGAATACGCGCAGCAATGCCGTTTTATCGACTGTCAGCATGAGAATGAGCCCGGCTGCGCTGTTCAGGCGGCAATTGAAAATGGCCAACTAACCGAGCGACGCTTACAAAGCTTTCAAAAGCTGATGCGGGAGCAGGCGTTAAACGGCGCCAGTATTGCCGAGAAACGAGCAAAAGATAAAAACTTAAGCAAGATGTACAAGCGAGTTCAGGGCGAGGCTCGAGTACATAAACGAGGTTAA